TAGAGGGCGCTGCACATGCTTcggtggccgttcaaaacaaaAGATCCCCGGTTGAGGAGGAGGATCACTATGAAAGTTGCCAAGAAAATATCTCCATTGATTCCCAGTTGCAAGAGAAACACCCTGCAGCTGTAGAAACCTTGCCTGGTTCTGACACAGATGAGGACGACAATTCAGTGGAGAGTGGTGGTAAACGTCTGCGCAAAAATCCCAGAAAATTCGGGGAGTGTACACCCCAGATGCAAGGTTGAAAGGGTTGTTCATGAGCGAGAAGAAGACTGAGTATATGCCCCTACCCAAGACAAGTCGTGCAATTTTTAAGAAGTGTAGCGATATTCTCAGTGAAAACCTCGTGCAGTAAGTTTGGGAATTAATTTTCTGTTACAAACATATAGACATCTTGTTCAGGCTGATTCAAAATAGCGTTCCCGCTGTTTTAATTTGCAGGCAGTTCGAAATGAAGACCTCTCACATTGTCACTAATTCTTTCTTCCTTGACATAGCTACACCCGGGAAATGGTTGTCAGACGAGGTACGACTATTTTTTCCAGCCTTGCACAGTTATAAGTTTGTCTCATTAATTTTTGCTGCAAATAATGTAACACAGCACATGAATGTGATAATGCAAATGTTGTGGTGTCGTCGTGGGAGGGTTCTGCAGAAAGACCGAATGGCAATGTTCGATCCATACTTTACGAAGATCAAAACCTCGAAATGGCCCGCTTTCAATGAAGATGAGGATAATTTGGGTTTTGATTGGGGCACAAACATAGCAGCTTATATTACAAGAAAGAGTAGGGGCAAAAACCTTATGTTCGAACTTGGTTGCGATGTCGACATGGTGTACGCTCCAATGAATTGGGGGAGGAATAATTAGGTTAGTCTTTGTATTAACTTGCGGACTTCTAACGTTACCATCCTTGATTCGTTCATCACTGGGAATCCAACTGAAGCAGATGTTGATGTACAAATGACTCCTATTCTGAAGTCCTTACCATATATACTTGAGCAGTATGTCAGGTATACAGTGTACCAAATCAGTGAAGGAGTGCGATTTTACTCGTGGAATCAGGTTGATGGCATCTATCACAACAAAAGGGGTGGTGACTGTGCCCCTTGCGCCGCTAAGTTTATGGAGATGCATTCTAATGGTGATGGGAAAGAAGAGAGTAGTTTGATAACAGACAAAGTTGTGGATAAATTTCGCGAGCAGTATGCAATGGACTGTTACGAGGAATTCGTTGGCGATTATCGTGTTGCAAACGAGGCCAGTATGAAGTAGAAGTAACTTGATTCTACCTATCTACTTTCGGAAATATTTTCCGCATGTATAATAATTGAACGCGTGTTTCTATAATTTGTCTGAACCTAATATCTACGTTTTTTTTGTAAGTATGGAAGAACTTATCTTTAGAAGAACTTTTACCTTTCATTGGAAGAACTTATCATTGTAAAACAAAGTTTGGACGAAcgtaatatattttacatattgaAACACAAGTTTGTATTGACTGTCTAGTATTTAGTTAGATTGTAATAATAATTCATTCCATAGTTCATATACGATACCATCTCCATTTGCCAACCTTTTACTTGCAACGAAAAGTTAAATGTTATAATCTTTCAGAATCTTCGTTATATTGGTAGAAATGTTGAATTTAAAGGGTGACCGTACACTCATCCTTGAAAAGGCTTATTGCCGTACACTTATACATTTAAAGCGTACACCACAGGTTACAGCTAGTAGAAATCATTGGGGTAAcggtttttaagaaaatacttaATGTCGTCAATCTTAGCAGCATTATTCTTCTCGTCTTCTTCTATTATTTTAATACGATTTTCCATCGAATTTAAGCTTCGAATTCTGCGTTCCTGGCCATCAACTTTCTTCTTTAGCATCTCGGTTTCCTCTTCAATAGCctcatcccattctttctttctGTGCAAGCCGTCATTCTGCAAAGTAGAgtgaaaaagtaaaatttcagAAACTTAGAAACAATATGTTATATGTTTGTTACCTCAAAGGCTTTGCAAATGAAGTATTTCTTTCCAATGTCTGCTTCTGCGTTACGGATCTGTATGACAATCTGGCCACCGTATGGACAGAGACGTGGATTTCCATAGTCAGAGTCGGCAACGGTGTAAAGCATGTCCATATACCTCTTTGCTCTTTTATCGTCGCTGTAGCTTGGATCCGTCATTCTAAAAATTTGCGATAAAGATTGAATGGAAGGACCAATTTTAAACACGATTTGTAGTGTAGATGTGAGTTTAAATGTTCAATCTGACATTCCAACCCCCAAACATTGATTCGTCACCAACCAAACAACATTCATTTATTTCCACCACCAAACCTTGTTAAAATGgagataatattaattaaatattttggttcCTTTCGAATTTTAATGATGACCCGTTTGTGTGGATTCGAACACCAATATAGCTGTAAGGAAAGAATAAACATAGTGTCGGAACTGAGATGCAAATAATTTAGCCGTTACGAGAGATTtaaccaacaaaaaatattgcCGTTAGGGAAAGATAAAGTCACCCTGGTTTCCCTATATAAGGAGATTGAACTGAGATGTTTTGTATTCACACCAAAGAGCTCTGGTTTGCTCAGAATTCACTGATCCAAAATTTTCAGGTGATGACGGATCCTTACTATGCCGATGTGAAACAATGGAAAAGGGATTATGATCGGCGTTAGATGGTTCTCTTTGCTAACCATTGCATATCCAAAACCTGTGTGTGCGGTGGTCCTATTACACTGGCAACCGACGACAAAGGAATGAGTTACTACGAATGCAGAGAGTATGAGGTTAGTAATGAAGTTcataattgttaataaattcaatattttgggtttttttttttttttttttgacgtcgaacggctattctattactcaagcttgaggtggtctgggtaaccagaccggaatagaacaaccaatgaaaagtaactCTCTACGAAAGctcctagcagtcttagctaaaaaatcaggAAGCTGATTGCGCACTCGTGGTACATGGGTAATTTTGAAATCCGGAAAACAAATCTGCAgcgtctctatcttctccaGCTCTGTCGCAAATCTTGGCCACTCCTGGGGTTcatttatcattgcaatcagctccttgcagtaagttccaaagctctggcacggcgagtgttgaagcatgttctccatcgcccatcgcagCGCTTCTACCTCCGAATGCAGCGCTGATTCACATCGAGTGAAGTTTCGTGTTCCCATAAGTTGTATGTCCTCCCTACTATCCATCCAGActcatccacatccactaaagcggtcagaagctgtccaagatccatctagtagacagatattacccaagcttaagacttggttTGCATCATTATTGGTAGCCTGGACGTGTGGTGGTTTCGTCTCATTCGCGTTAAACAGGGTCtgacattcactctctgcatatcGAACGAGTTCCAAAGGGTCTCTGTCTATACCCCTGAAAAGCTTATCATTGcgagccttccaaatataccatattatccagggataaggatccctgCCTTGGTCTGGTGCAATGATATTATTCTTCCTCCAGAAAAGATAGTCCATGTTTGTGTAAACGCTTGCCACTGGGAATAAACCTGGACTTGTAGGAGTTGCCGATAAAGACCATACTTGCAGGgctggagggcattcaaataTTGCATGAGTTACAGATTCCTCTATTTCCCCACACCTTGGGCAATAATTATCGCACCTCATATTACGCCTTACTAGATTCCTCGTTACTGCTACCTGTCCCGTtatcaattgccatataagatggcacATCTTCCTTGGCGATGGTAACTTcaaagcaaaggcttgaagtttaGTGATACTTGGCTCTAGTATTTCCTTTTCCTCTCCTTGCTTCAACAGGTTCTGAGCAACCCAGCATCCAGATTTGACTGTGTATTGGCCATTCCTCGTGTAGTTCCAGCAGAAAGTATCTCGGCGATGAGTAGAACTTATGGCCATGCTGCTAATGAGTGGTATATCATCAGGATGAACATAATCATCTAGTAGTCCTACATCCCACTCCTTTGATTCCTGATTAATGATGTCACTGATCCTCATGTTTAGGTGCATCACAGGCGCTATAGGTCTAGCTGGTCTAGCAGGTGTTGTTGGAATCCACAGATCCTCCCACACCCTGACATCATAGCCAGAGTGAATCTTCTGTCCGATACCTAGCAGTAAAAGCTTCCTTGCTGCGGAGATGCTTGTCCACACATATGATGGGCTGCTAGTAGAGATCGCTCTCAATGGCGTGGTCATCCTATAATATCTCCCCCTTAATACTCGGGCAACCAGTGAATCAGGGTATTGGACCAGTCTCCATAATTGCTTTGCCAGTAGTGCTAGATTGAACTCatgaattaaacaaaaaccaatACCGCCCTCCTCTTTTGGTAAACAAACCTTTTCCCATTTCGCCCAGTGTATTCCTCTTTTTGGTGGATTCgagctccaccaaaattgtgcaatggcactagcGAGGTTTTCACAAATCTCCAATGGGAGCAGAAACGTCGACATAATGTATGTTGGAAGAGCGAGTAAAATGGATTTGATCATTACTTCCTTTCCCGCCTTTGAGAGCCATCGACCAGTCCATCCATTGACTCTATGCATCAGATTATCCTTTAAAAATGCAAAAAGTTTACATTTAGAACCACTAATATCCTCTGGGATCCCCAAGTACTTTCCCATCCCTCCATCATTGTGTATTCCAAGTGTATTTTTAACCTCTTGCCGGGTGGCTGCATTAatcctcttaccaaagagtaaggaagACTTgtcaaagtttatacattggcCAGATGCTTTACCATATTTCCTGAATACTTTCATTACTTcctcacattcacggggctccgccttacagaagaaaaggctatcatcagcaaagagaaggtgagatACCGAAGGACATGCACGTGTAATACGCATCCCCGTTATATTCCCttggttctctgcatgattgagaaggctaacgagcgcttccgtgcacagaataaaaatgaaaggagacaaaggatctccttgacgcaAACCTCTACCTGGAACAATATTCCCTCTTGGCTGCCCATTCATGAGAACTTTGTATTTGACCGACGTAATGCACCTCATAATCCAGGTGATCCATGTCTCAGAGAATCCCATCTTACGCATCACAGCTTCGATAAACGACCATTCCATCCTATCGtatgccttactcatatccgtcttGATGGCCATCCTCTTATTACGTCCACTCTGTTTAGTCCGTAGGGCATGAAACATCTCTTGAGCAATCATGATATTATCTGAAATCTGTCTTCCAGCAACAAAGGCCGACTGGGTTTCTGATATCAATCCTGGCAAGACTTTCTTTAGtctctggcataagaccttCGAGACGATCTTGTAGCTAATATTGCACAAGCTTATGGGTAGAAACTGAGCCATTTCATTAGGCTTAGTTGTTTTCGGGATAAGGCATATGTTTGTATCATTCAGACCATTGGCTATATGTCCTTCAAACAGGAATTTATTTACCATAAGAGTTAAATCGTGCTTGACTATATCCCAAAACTGTTGGTAAAAAAGTgcagtcatcccatctggtCCCGGCGCCTTATCTGGATGCATAGCAAAGAGAGCTAATTTAACCTCCCATTCAGAAACAGGAGTTGTGAGGCTGTCATTCATTGATTCTGTGATCGTCGTAGGAACTTCAGATAGCGCCTCTTCAATGTCTTCTGGTGTAGATGTTTCGAAGATTTGCCGAAAAtagctagtagcaatggctaccaGGCCTTTCTCATCCTCAACTATGTTACCATCAACATCCCGAAGCTGCGTGATTTTGTTCCTTGCTCTCCTTTGCTTCGTTAAGGCATGGAaaaatttggtatttttatCTCCCTCTCGCAGCCAAAACACTCTACTTTTCTGTTTCCAGAACATTTCTTCTGCCTTAAGAGCATCTGAGAGTTCCTTCAACGCTGCTGCAATTTCCTCCGTCGTCGCATTGTCGTCTGcatataaaccctcaactttctCCTTTAACTCCTCCACTAGCTTTGCCGAGTTGATATTGTGTTGTTTCCTCCATTCACTCAAGGCTTTTCGACAACTAGAGATATGTTCCATTATAGTCGCATTGGGGGGTAGATCAGGAGATTTCCATCCCTCAAGAATGACTTGCCTCAGTTCTTTATTGTCTAGCCATCTCCtatcaaatttgaatttcttTGATCTTCTCGTTGGCTTTGTCAGTATCTCAGCAAGAATCGGACGATGGTCCGATCCCCATAATCTCAAGTACTTGGCATTAGAGTGTGGGAACTTCTCATGCCAATCAACATTTCCTACTGCTCTGTCTAGACGACATCAAACAGTTACACGTCCTGCTCTCTTCCCTACCCATGAAAGCATGTCCCCTGTAAAAGGAAACTCTAACATCCCACAGTCTGCAAGCATTTGCTTAAAAGGTAGGAACGAGCTATCAGAACGCTGTCTCCCTCCTTCCTTCTCATTGTGACCCGTGATTTCATTGAAATCTCCAATCATGAACCAAGGTCCAGTTCTagttgttgagaaacgcgtaagacgttcccaaacttgATCTCGTCTTTCCAAAACAGGGTCAccataaacaaacgtcataaagacttttattccatcaatgactgcctcaatgtcaatcattctgttattcgaaaataaaacattaacttgaaattcatccataaaaaataaagttaaacctccgctgagaccaagtggctcaacagtaaacaaatgatcaaatcctaaattagcctgaatgttttgcaacTGCAGCCGCTTATTCTTCGTCTcagaaagaaacacaagtcttgggcgatgcttctgacacatctccgtaaggcgtcgaactgtgaggtcgtttccaatccctcgacagttccaactcaGTGTCCTCATGGATGATCCCGTGATGAGTTTTTGGAACCCATCAATCCATTACCTTTGGAGGAGCTACCTCTCGGCTTCTTAGAAGTCTGATGATGCCGCTTTGGCCTGCTTGCGTATCTAGTCATATGAACTCCTTGAGACGAAGAGAAAGACTTACGTGGAGATCCCCGACGAAGGACCTCAAATTTTTTACTCTGGAAGCCCAATGGGACAGTCGCTCTTGTTCCTTGCTTACTGTTCTTCAAAGCTTTAGCCTCATTGTCGTTATCATCCTGGCATGTAGTCTTCATGTTCGTATCATGCCTAGCCGCTGTGTCCTCCATCTCTTTGAGCTCCATGCCTAGCAAGTCCTCATCTGGCGCATCACACTCCATCACTTCCTCCTCCTGCTGATCCTCAATGTCCATATCGTTCAAAGCTCCAATGATCTGATTATCGCCATCAGTGGCTGCTGGTTCCTGTTCACTTAGACTCGTGAAAGAGAGGGATCGAGTAAGCCCTTTAGCGCGCTTTGTGACATTCTCTTCCATGTCGTGGCCACTTCGAGATGGCGTAACAATAGTGCTAGCCAATCTCTTAGCAGTTTTACCATCTCCTGACCCGATGCCTTGATGCTCAATAGGGCCGTTGAGTTCGTCATTTCTGATGGGAGCAGATTGGTCATAGGGAACAATCTCACGAGAGGGTACTGCTGGTACGGGATGCTTGATcctttcctctttctcttgcCAAGTTTGCCTCTGAGGACGATCATATGGACCTGTAGAAGCTCGAGAACCCCCATATCTGTTGTTCCTAGAACGATCAGAATGATGTCGcaatattttgagttaaaacATGAGGATCACTATATTCTATCCTTCAGGATGATGGGTTACACATTCGGCATCCCTGTTTTGATGCTATTAAAGAAGAGCTGGAGGAGTTAAAGCAGAAAGTTGCTGAGGAGGCCAACAGCCGAATGAATGTGGGAGACAAGATGAAGAAAATGCGTGAAGATATCAAACTTCTTAAGGAATTATGTATTGAGGTGAGAAATGAAGTTTATAAGAGTAACTTTATTAGGAAAAGTATTGATCGAGGTGAACGATTTGAGTTTTCACATGAGGATCAATATCTTATATCCTTCAAGATGATGGGTTACACAGTCGGCATCGCTGTTTTCATGTTATTGAAGAAGAGCGTCTGGAGTTAAAGAAGGAAGTTGCTGAGGACTCAAAAAGCCGAATGAAGATGGAAGATGAGTTGAAGGAAATGCGTGAAGATATCAGGCTGCTAAAGGAATTATGTATGTAGAGGGATGTTGACTCACACTAATAACTCTAAGTAGTAATGTTATATGTTGTCCTTGCTGTTATTGTCCCTCAAAATAATGTTGCTATTTTCAGTTAACGTTGGTTTGTATTTTTATCGACGTACAGGTTTATTAACGTACAAGtttatagaaatatattaaatggtCACCTTTCTTTATCTCTAATTCAGTTAGAAACGAAACCTGGTGTACAAGAGTAACCGACACGAACCAAGAGATGCTATGTACACGAAACAGTGTCGTTTACAAACGAAACCTGGTTCACAGACCTATTATACAAGGTGTGATGTACAGACCTGATATACACGATCTGATGTATAGACCTGGTATACAAGAGGTGGTGTACAGACGAAACTTTGTACACCTTAATTATGTACACCATTTTATAATCAATAGTGTAGAGTTATAGTGTAGTACAAGAGTTGGGAAAGATGGGGAAGGAGGGGCAGATGGGCGAACAAAAAAGATGGAGGTGTACGTGGTCAGATGTCTCCAACATCGGAAGTGGGCGCAAATCCAGTGGACAAATATTCGAGGAAATGCAGTGGGAGCAAATTTAGTGGACAAAGGACCTGGTGTACATTACCTGGTGTACATAGGAAACTCTACACACCGTTATTATGTACACCATTAATATGTACaccattttataataaattgtgCAGAGATTTGTACaccattttataattaatagtCTAGAGATATAGTGGAGTGTTCTATTGTTGAACtttacatataaataataaccgttattatttaaaattttaaattttttaccatGGTTCTTTATAATGGAGATTTCTAAAGTTGAACTTTACATATCCGTTTGTATTGATCTAAAAAGTATTGCCATTATAGCCGttaacaaaaatctaaaaacttgcCATTATAGCcgttaacaaaaatttaaaattatacccgttaggaacattttcaaatgtaGCCGTTATAGAGTAGGATCCGTTAGGATCGCAGGCAAATATAGCCGTTTGGAGCGACGGCAAATATAACCGTTAGGCGTTCACCTATTTAagccgggggggggggggggggggggggtgggggttTAGTTGTTTAAATCAAGCGGACTTCTATTTCTGTAAGCACAAAAAACAATTTCTCGATCTTTCCTGTACTCAAGAATCTGCAATGGCAGATCCTTACTATGCTGATTTGAAGTAATGGAAAAGGGAGAGCAACTGGCGTGAGTCTGCTATGCTCATCATTGCATACCAAAATGTTGTTCTTGCGGTGAACCTATCAGTGTGGAAACCGACGTTAAAGGAAGGAGTTACTACGTCTGCAAAGATTTTAAGGTAACAATCTCATAagataaactatatttttgtgaCAATCTCATAAACTAAACAATTTTCCTTTCTCTTATCCAGGATGTTGGCGAGCAAATTCGACATGACTGTATTAAAGCCTTCGAGGAAGAGATAGATGAATTAAAAAAGGAGGCGCATCAGGAGCTAGAGACCAGAATGAATATGCAGTTTGAAATTGCTCAACTGCGTGAAGAGCTCAAAGATCTGAAGGAGTTACTTAAGGGtctaggtttagggttaggtttaagggtttagggttaggtttaagggtttagggtttagggtttagggttgaggGTTAAGTATTATGAAAAAATGTAATTTGCTTTCCTTTTAATTATCTGAAATAATGTAATTTTCTTTGCTTTCCATGAAATAATGTAATTTGCTTTGCTTTCCATGAAATAATGTAATTTGCTTTCCTTAAAATTAACTTTTGCTTAACAATGTACTAgcaaaaaattatgtaattgtTATCTCAACCAAGTGTTTTaaattaaagtttaaaaaaaaagaactacaaAACCTGAACTGTGGTATGTAAACAATTATAAATGGTTTACTATCAGTCCGATTCAGCGCTAGACTCAGAACCTGACTTGTGATTATTCTGAAGGTATTCCTGATAGTCCTTTAGATCTCCCTCACTACCGTAGCACTCCTCACTCCCTTCTTCTTCCGTATTTGGTTTACACGACTCGTATGCGTCATAGCCATGTTCGTCTTCTGGGTCCTCGTTTTGCTTGTATTTTGTTCTAGCCTTCTTCTTCGGGGGCTTTGACGATTCATCTGAGTCAGTCGGAGATCCCTTCGATTCAGTCGAACTCTGACCTTCTTCAACTCCTAATGCTGCATGCATGATGTCGTCGATGGTTGAGAACTCAGATGAACTGTTTACCGAACGTATGTCCTCCCTTAAGCCATCTCGATAAATCTTCACCAACGTTTATTGGTCGTGATTTTGAAGAAGACCCCGTGCCAGAAACGATGTATTTGTACTCTCAGACGGACGAATCTCCCTGCTTCATTTTGCACAAACCTTCATCAACTCCTAATGTCGCATGCAAGATGTCGTCGATGGTGGAGAACTCAGTTGAACTGATCGCCAACCGTATGTCCTCCCTTAAGCCATTGCGATACATCTTAACCAACGTTTCTTGGTCGTGATTTTGAAGAAGACCCCCTGCCAGAAACGATGTATTGTATTCTTGGACAGACGAATCTCCTTGCTTTATTATGCAATTATTTGGTAAGATTATGGTATTCGTTGTGTGGTATAATAATAGTTTTGAGGGCATTTATATAGGGAAATAATATGGCGTATGACGGTGAGATGAAGATATGCGACCAATGGGAAAATTGAAGTTCTTAAATGAGTTTTTGAAGGGTTGCGAAGGGTTTGTGATAACTGTTGTCCACCGTAAGGTACATAACTGTTGTTGATTAAAAACTTACAAGGAAAATTCATTCCGGTTGAGGATATTCTATGTCAACCGGAAAGTGTGATATATGGTAGTTTTGGCATCTTGTATAcatgcttttaaattggttttcaagtctttatcgagtcttcctagtccttttcgagttgcattggatgggagataaACCAGTTGgaggaaaaaaagagaaaaataatgcAATTTGGAGTTTTTCACGCAGAGCAGTCGTGCGGAGCGGTCTGGCGTGCCTGTTCCAACGACAGAGATTTTaaggaagtttccaaatatttcgggattttACCTAGGGCTTCCCCCTTTTTCTCCTGCAGCCGCCAGAGACctgcaatatatattttcttattattctaGACATTCGACGGGACTTTTTAGAGAGATTTT
This Brassica napus cultivar Da-Ae chromosome C6, Da-Ae, whole genome shotgun sequence DNA region includes the following protein-coding sequences:
- the LOC125588306 gene encoding uncharacterized protein LOC125588306 is translated as MTFVYGDPVLERRDQVWERLTRFSTTRTGPWFMIGDFNEITGHNEKEGGRQRSDSSFLPFKQMLADCGMLEFPFTGDMLSWVGKRAGRFPHSNAKYLRLWGSDHRPILAEILTKPTRRSKKFKFDRRWLDNKELRQVILEGWKSPDLPPNATIMEHISSCRKALSEWRKQHNINSAKLVEELKEKVEGLYADDNATTEEIAAALKELSDALKAEEMFWKQKSRVFWLREGDKNTKFFHALTKQRRARNKITQLRDVDGNIVEDEKGLVAIATSYFRQIFETSTPEDIEEALSEVPTTITESMNDSLTTPVSEWEVKLALFAMHPDKAPGPDGMTALFYQQFWDIVKHDLTLMVNKFLFEGHIANGLNDTNICLIPKTTKPNEMAQFLPISLCNISYKIVSKVLCQRLKKVLPGLISETQSAFVAGRQISDNIMIAQEMFHALRTKQSGRNKRMAIKTDMSKAYDRMEWSFIEAVMRKMGFSETWITWIMRCITSVKYKVLMNGQPRGNIVPGRENQGNITGMRITRACPSAEPRECEEVMKVFRKYGKASGQCINFDKSSLLFGKRINAATRQEDNLMHRVNGWTGRWLSKAGKEVMIKSILLALPTYIMSTFLLPLEICENLASAIAQFWWSSNPPKRGIHWAKWEKVCLPKEEGGIGFCLIHEFNLALLAKQLWRLVQYPDSLVARVLRGRYYRMTTPLRAISTSSPSYVWTSISAARKLLLLGIGQKIHSGYDVRVWEDLWIPTTPARPARPIAPVMHLNMRISDIINQESKEWDVGLLDDYVHPDDIPLISSMAISSTHRRDTFCWNYTRNGQYTVKSGCWVAQNLLKQGEEKEILEPSITKLQAFALKLPSPRKMCHLIWQLITGQVAVTRNLVRRNMRCDNYCPRCGEIEESVTHAIFECPPALQVWSLSATPTSPGLFPVASVYTNMDYLFWRKNNIIAPDQGRDPYPWIIWYIWKARNDKLFRGIDRDPLELVRYAESECQTLFNANETKPPHVQATNNDANQVLSLVDVDESGWIVGRTYNLWEHETSLDVNQRCIRR